A region of Huiozyma naganishii CBS 8797 chromosome 12, complete genome DNA encodes the following proteins:
- the STS1 gene encoding Sts1p (similar to Saccharomyces cerevisiae STS1 (YIR011C); ancestral locus Anc_7.179): protein MSAMGFAWGFQSSLDTVSGRSSRAANGGSSSSGSGISSSGGGEFVAGGMDARLGAFGGAGAMGTFPTLGPLEQTGRTTAMKRRTFAGDDEPQPEQQQSDDETCGSRRVSTRRRVMAPLQSAQLQSQPLPIRRGLELMDKEQLASLVMELVQLDPQVQNKVQRQIQRTKFKSDQYMDILQDKFNKVLQHVPYNRKFESASEYKLDDYSFVRLKPFILEFLDCLIDYNLNSIPCDESQGNQVTVQEALNFLDQCTEMLTSLPRFDLPSNNYYYDKCFEQISYIWCVLIEQFLKDPVLAINGLRAPSSQREWVHKLQHYNDRSRGLLRRPLQMLESWLNVTNGDTNGTSINAVA from the coding sequence ATGAGTGCTATGGGGTTTGCTTGGGGGTTTCAGTCTTCGCTGGACACGGTATCGGGCAGAAGTAGCAGGGCCGCGAACGGTGGCAGCAGTAGCAGTGGCAGTGGAATCAGTAGTAGCGGCGGTGGTGAGtttgttgctggtggtaTGGACGCAAGGCTGGGTGCGTTTGGTGGTGCAGGTGCTATGGGAACGTTCCCGACGTTGGGGCCTCTGGAACAGACTGGGAGGACCACAGCGATGAAGAGAAGAACGTTTGCTGGAGATGATGAGCCACAGCcagagcagcaacagagCGACGATGAAACTTGTGGGAGTCGGCGGGTTTCCACGAGGAGGAGAGTGATGGCACCGCTGCAAAGTGCGCAGTTGCAGAGCCAGCCGCTGCCCATCCGGCGCGGGTTGGAACTCATGGATAAAGAACAACTGGCGTCGCTCGTGATGGAGCTTGTACAGTTGGACCCTCAGGTGCAAAACAAAGTGCAGAGACAGATCCAGCGGACCAAGTTCAAGTCGGACCAGTACATGGACATCCTCCAggacaagttcaacaaagtACTACAGCACGTCCCGTACAATAGGAAGTTCGAATCCGCTTCAGAATACAAACTGGACGACTACTCGTTCGTGCGCCTGAAACCGTTCATACTTGAGTTTTTGGACTGTCTCATAGACTacaacttgaacagcatCCCCTGCGACGAATCCCAGGGGAACCAGGTCACCGTGCAAGAGGCACTCAACTTCCTGGACCAGTGCACGGAGATGCTCACAAGCTTACCGAGGTTTGACCTTCCAAGCaacaactactactacGACAAGTGCTTCGAGCAGATCTCGTACATATGGTGCGTGCTCATCgagcagtttttgaaggacCCTGTGCTTGCGATAAACGGTCTCCGCGCACCTTCCTCGCAGAGAGAGTGGGTCCACAAACTGCAACACTACAACGATAGATCGAGGGGACTCTTGCGCAGACCGCTGCAGATGCTCGAATCGTGGCTAAACGTGACTAACGGCGACACCAACGGAACAAGCATCAACGCCGTAGCATGA
- the RIB5 gene encoding riboflavin synthase (similar to Saccharomyces cerevisiae RIB5 (YBR256C); ancestral locus Anc_7.181), producing MFTGIVECVGTVLEYNVFDGSEAGGQGISVVVGGAGSILEDCHIGDSIAVDGVCLTVTAFDQETFKVGISPETVKRTACAQWSTPGASVNLERAVRQDVRFGGHYVQGHVDTVARLVSKVPEGNSVVFGFQLRDSQYMKYIVEKGFVCIDGVSLTITRVDDHRATFYIAMIKHTQENVTLPGKRLNEDDVNIEVDLTGKVIEKQISVALEAQFEQEDSPLIRTLNRLIDAKLAARNNC from the coding sequence ATGTTCACGGGTATTGTGGAGTGTGTAGGGACTGTGCTGGAGTACAACGTGTTTGATGGGAGCGAGGCTGGCGGCCAGGGCATCTCCGTGGTCGTTGGCGGTGCCGGTAGCATCCTGGAGGACTGCCACATTGGCGACTCGATAGCCGTGGACGGTGTGTGTCTGACGGTGACTGCCTTTGACCAGGAAACGTTCAAAGTCGGGATCTCGCCAGAGACGGTGAAGCGGACTGCTTGTGCGCAGTGGTCGACCCCCGGGGCGTCTGTGAACTTGGAACGTGCCGTGCGGCAGGATGTGAGGTTCGGTGGCCACTACGTGCAGGGTCACGTCGACACGGTGGCGCGCCTTGTCAGTAAGGTACCCGAAGGCAACTCTGTCGTGTTCGGGTTCCAGTTGCGCGATTCGCAGTACATGAAGTACATCGTCGAGAAAGGGTTTGTGTGCATTGACGGTGTGTCGCTGACGATCACCCGCGTGGACGACCACAGGGCCACTTTCTACATCGCGATGATCAAGCACACGCAGGAGAACGTCACGCTGCCGGGCAAGCGGCTGAACGAGGACGACGTCAACATCGAGGTCGATCTCACGGGGAAAGTCATCGAGAAGCAGATCTCCGTCGCGTTGGAGGCTCAGTTCGAGCAGGAGGACTCCCCGCTGATCAGAACACTGAACAGACTCATCGATGCCAAGCTTGCAGCGAGAAACAACTGCTGA
- the MET10 gene encoding sulfite reductase subunit alpha (similar to Saccharomyces cerevisiae MET10 (YFR030W); ancestral locus Anc_7.185) — MSLAASTSEAKAVEHAKYVAPVDAVSAVVYENADQLFAYECFSQRDLLYGSLQRWNQLQGKFFQELQVRAGAGLAPLGFAHGGDGEESLTAIVAPGYSLPYFVAAFNGTEGAAADGARFLLNVGAVNYDESSGTVYNDYATPLDTVVAQLRDKFVVVTPTNLQEAEKITLLAVAVSKFATDFRGALNLFDAVSYTRNVVPRGQIDSVVSQSPHLLASLQKHLKCGAGSSFTQVLDKFNELTQFHLHNFQYTGPEHPETVFVTLGAVQSELFANQCGGDVGNIAVRIPTPFDADKFVAILPTSVQNLVLINQGNGASHGNYLKNQINAALFYSQRGSQSKKTNVTDYVYEPDFVWSPSAAAQIVNTFAKTTRADTTANPANKQFIYWGRDKGDNVDVPARIAKSMSLDDGKYVNFKTKYDNITAAGLFQAQLQYGPDPQGFTTSNVDVASVAIVEDVALLKEVNVAATVQTGGDVILVARKPLAEQDLSKLDTFVKHENIPEQFLAELTAREINLTLIDSEEFFGEQPFGVSVLIQAAFWARSFGYNTDEIIKRVYVASNGQLETADLNKFLNEDSALKTNVVQIPFEKIPQAEPAAEPSKDNPEGEKQKEEEQPELPIFPRETSFGPNNTQNVTVPESQTSTVQEISKRLAFKEAYGITKKLRPDLPVKNYVVKVKTNKRVTPADYDRYIFNIEFDISGTGMQYGLGEALGIHARNNEQQVSEFLENYGLDPNAIVQVPNKDNHNVLESRTVFQSFVENLDLFGKPPKRFYESLVELATDADDKAKLEALVAPEGAIELKKFQDIEFYNYVDILNLYPSARPSLQQLVTLIAPLKRREYSIASSQKMHPNEVHLLIVVVDWFDNQGRKRFGQASKYISDLQPGQELVVSVKPSVMKLPPNPEQPVVMSGLGTGLAPFKAIVEEKLWQKQQGQTIGEVYLYLGSRHKREEYLYGELWEAYKDAGIITHIGAAFSRDQPQKIYIQDRIRETLPELRTAIMDKQGSFYLCGPTWPVPDITQALKDIISADAQEKGIKIDLNAMIEEFKDTSRYILEVY; from the coding sequence ATGAGTCTTGCAGCGAGCACGTCCGAGGCAAAGGCCGTCGAGCACGCAAAGTATGTTGCACCAGTGGACGCCGTCAGCGCAGTCGTCTACGAGAATGCAGACCAACTGTTCGCTTACGAGTGCTTCTCGCAGCGGGATCTGTTGTACGGGTCTCTGCAGAGATGGAACCAGTTGCAGGGGAAGTTTTTCCAGGAGCTTCAGGTTAGAGCAGGTGCAGGGTTGGCCCCACTAGGGTTCGCCCATGGCGGTGACGGAGAAGAATCGCTAACTGCTATCGTTGCCCCAGGGTATTCGCTGCCTTACTTCGTGGCAGCGTTCAACGGGACGGAaggtgctgctgctgatggTGCAAGATTTCTGCTGAATGTTGGTGCGGTCAACTACGACGAATCCTCGGGGACAGTCTACAACGATTACGCTACTCCATTGGACACCGTGGTAGCACAGCTCCGGGATAagtttgttgttgtcaCACCCACGAACTTGCAAGAGGCAGAGAAGATTACGCTGTTGGCCGTCGCAGTCTCAAAGTTCGCTACGGACTTCAGGGGCGCACTGAACTTGTTCGACGCCGTGTCATACACTAGAAATGTCGTCCCACGCGGGCAGATCGACTCCGTGGTCTCGCAGTCACCACATCTCCTTGCTTCTTTGCAGAAACACTTGAAGTGCGGCGCAGGGTCATCCTTTACGCAAGTCCTGGACAAGTTCAACGAGCTGACTCAGTTCCACTTGCACAACTTCCAGTACACTGGGCCAGAGCACCCTGAAACGGTATTTGTCACGCTGGGCGCTGTTCAGTCAGAGTTGTTCGCCAATCAATGCGGCGGGGACGTCGGGAACATCGCAGTGAGGATCCCAACCCCATTCGACGCGGACAAATTTGTCGCTATCCTGCCTACATCCGTGCAGAACTTGGTCCTCATCAACCAGGGCAACGGCGCTTCCCACGGCAACTACCTGAAGAACCAGATCAACGCGGCTCTCTTCTACTCGCAGAGAGGGTCCCAAAGCAAGAAAACCAACGTCACGGACTACGTCTACGAACCTGACTTTGTTTGGTCGCCATCCGCTGCCGCGCAGATCGTCAACACGTTTGCGAAGACAACAAGGGCAGACACAACAGCAAATCCCGCCAATAAACAGTTTATCTATTGGGGGAGAGACAAGGGCGACAACGTGGACGTCCCAGCAAGAATCGCCAAGTCTATGTCCCTAGACGACGGGAAGTATGTCAATTTCAAGACAAAATACGACAACATCACCGCCGCTGGACTGTTCCAAGCGCAACTGCAATACGGGCCGGACCCTCAGGGGTTCACCACGAGCAACGTCGACGTCGCCAGTGTTGCGATCGTCGAGGACGTGGCCCTGCTGAAGGAGGTCAACGTTGCTGCTACGGTCCAAACCGGCGGTGACGTCATCCTAGTCGCTCGCAAGCCCTTGGCGGAACAGGACTTGTCGAAGTTGGACACTTTTGTCAAGCATGAGAACATCCCAGAGCAATTCCTTGCCGAATTGACCGCTAGGGAAATCAACTTGACTTTGATAGACAGTGAGGAGTTTTTTGGGGAACAACCATTTGGGGTCTCCGTTCTCATCCAGGCTGCCTTCTGGGCCAGATCGTTCGGTTACAACACGGATGAAATCATCAAACGTGTGTACGTGGCCAGCAACGGTCAACTGGAGACAGCagacttgaacaagttcttgaacgagGACAGTGCGCTCAAGACGAACGTTGTACAGATTCCATTCGAGAAGATCCCTCAGGCTGAACCGGCCGCTGAACCTTCCAAGGACAATCCAGAGGGCGAGAAAcagaaggaggaggaacaacCTGAACTACCAATCTTCCCACGTGAGACCTCGTTTGGACCAAACAACACTCAAAACGTGACTGTCCCTGAATCTCAGACCTCAACGGTCCaagaaatttcaaagagacTGGCCTTCAAGGAGGCGTACGGTAtcaccaagaaattgagacCAGACTTGCCGGTCAAGAACTACGTCGTCAAAGTCAAGACCAACAAACGTGTCACCCCTGCGGACTACGACAGAtacatcttcaacatcgaATTCGACATCTCCGGCACAGGTATGCAGTACGGGCTCGGTGAGGCTCTTGGGATCCACGCAAGAAACAACGAACAGCAGGTCTCTgagtttttggaaaactaCGGGTTGGACCCGAACGCCATTGTGCAAGTGCCCAACAAGGACAACCACAACGTGTTGGAATCGCGCACTGTCTTCCAAAGCTTCGTCGAGAACCTGGACTTATTTGGGAAACCACCAAAGAGATTTTACGAATCCTTGGTCGAACTTGCCACGGACGCGGACGACAAGGCGAAATTGGAGGCGCTAGTTGCCCCAGAGGGGGCCATtgagttgaaaaagttcCAGGATATCGAGTTTTACAACTACGTTGATATCCTGAACTTATACCCCTCCGCCAGACCATCCTTGCAGCAACTGGTGACTCTGATCGCGCcattgaagagaagagagtACTCCATCGCGTCCTCTCAAAAGATGCACCCGAACGAAGTTCACTTGTTGATTGTCGTTGTCGACTGGTTTGACAACCAAGGCAGAAAGAGATTTGGGCAAGCGTCCAAGTATATCTCTGACTTGCAACCGGGTCAAGAGCTTGTTGTGTCTGTCAAACCATCCGTTATGAAGCTGCCACCAAACCCAGAACAACCGGTCGTGATGAGCGGGCTAGGCACAGGGTTGGCTCCCTTCAAAGCCATTGTCGAGGAGAAGCTATGGCAGAAGCAGCAGGGGCAAACCATTGGTGAAGTTTACCTGTATCTGGGGTCCCGTCACAAACGTGAGGAGTACCTATACGGTGAGCTGTGGGAGGCCTACAAGGACGCTGGTATTATCACTCACATTGGTGCAGCCTTTTCGAGAGATCAACCTCAAAAGATCTACATTCAAGACCGTATCAGAGAAACGTTGCCTGAGTTAAGGACCGCCATCATGGATAAGCAAGGGTCATTCTACCTGTGTGGTCCAACCTGGCCCGTCCCTGACATCACTCAggctttgaaggatatcaTCTCTGCGGATGCCCAAGAGAAGGGCATTAAAATTGACTTGAACGCTATGATTGAAGAATTCAAGGACACCTCCAGATACATTCTGGAAGTTTACTGA
- the SMC2 gene encoding condensin subunit SMC2 (similar to Saccharomyces cerevisiae SMC2 (YFR031C); ancestral locus Anc_7.186): MKVEELIIDGFKSYATRTVISGWDAQFNAITGLNGSGKSNILDAICFVLGISSMSTVRASNMQDLIYKRGQAGVTKASVTIVFDNSDKSNSPIGFNDSLKISVTRQIVLGGTSKYLINGHRAPQQSVLQLFQSVQLNINNPNFLIMQGKITKVLNMRPSEILSLIEEAAGTKMFEDRREKAERTMSKKETKLEENRTLLAEEIEPKLNKLRGEKRIFLEFQVTQTDLEKISRVVTAFDYHNMSTRRDSARDKVSSNERRMEELKTLISKTTDEIISLKEDLEQIKTQKKDELDKNGVLPKLEKQEGDFLNQISRINATKQICSQNLEENKKKIQKLQNTLESLSRELQEKLDRYREIETAYKQDESTLNQLKEEHKSRSELLSTLSIGISSTGEAETGYTAQLSSVKEQYNETEVNIQTHRKRIEFIEKELAYNGPKLQQARKENEQAVANYKHSEMACASLEKELTTFGYDPEFLKQLRKEESDLKQQIYQMNNDIDHLKRKTANLDFHYEMPGGKFDPNSVKGIAAQLFSLDEQNFYSATALQVCAGGRLFNVVVDNENTAAQLLERGRLRKRATIIPLNKIAARTLNDNIVNMAKSVAPGRVELALNLIGYEEEVRRAMEFIFGSSLVCKDAEAAKMVTFNPKIRTRSITLDGDVYDPEGTLSGGSRNNTSSLLIDIQRYNNNCNLVKELETKLNDIAKKIAIQFEISNKTKNLQKELELAQHKLKLSERNLQSNTAAQLIRKNEELESEIAQCKEEIKDKTSQIKQLKKQIAKIEKDADEFSHDKGSKLDELRREVESMSVQISEEEQRCETQYDAYQNFQLEIEQLGGDIDSSKDTLEQAELTVKKLQTEVSEHDMNLRDLNQALQDKQVELEEERNRLMGIDDELKEIEALIKSKTDIKNNAELDIQKINHELNKLRSTSNSFESELAQLLDEHEWLSDESQVAYIIEQHASINLAEYRERGAQLQERFDDMKRKVNPNIMSMIESVEKKESALKTMIRTIEKDKVKIQETITKLNEYKRETLIKTWEKVTEDFGNVFADLLPNSFAKLVPCEGKDITEGLEVKVKLGSIWKESLIELSGGQRSLIALSLIMALLQFRPAPMYILDEVDAALDLSHTQNIGHLIKTRFKGSQFIVVSLKEGMFTNANRVFRTRFQDGTSVVSIM; the protein is encoded by the coding sequence ATGAAGGTGGAGGAATTGATTATCGATGGGTTCAAGTCTTACGCAACCAGAACTGTAATTTCCGGTTGGGATGCCCAATTCAATGCGATAACGGGGCTGAACGGGTCCGGTAAGTCCAATATATTGGACGCGATCTGTTTTGTGTTAGGGATTTCTTCAATGAGCACGGTTAGAGCCTCTAATATGCAGGATCTGATCTACAAGAGGGGACAAGCAGGTGTTACTAAGGCAAGCGTCACCATCGTTTTTGATAACTCGGATAAATCCAACTCTCCCATTGGATTTAACGACTCCCTGAAGATATCTGTGACTAGACAAATTGTTCTAGGTGGAACCTCCAAATACCTGATCAACGGTCATAGAGCGCCACAGCAGTCGGTTTTGCAGCTATTCCAATCGGTTCAACTGAATATAAATAACCCAAATTTCCTCATCATGCAAGGTAAGATTACCAAAGTGTTGAATATGAGACCATCAGAGATCTTGTCCTTGATCGAAGAGGCTGCTGGTACGAAAATGTTCGAGGATAGAAGGGAAAAAGCTGAAAGAACGATGTCCAAAAAGGAAACGAAGCTAGAAGAGAACAGGACTTTACTAGCAGAGGAAATAGAACCGAAGTTGAATAAACTGAGGGGCGAAAAGAGAATCTTTCTGGAATTTCAAGTAACACAAACCGATTTAGAGAAAATATCTAGAGTCGTAACCGCGTTTGACTATCATAACATGTCAACAAGACGGGATTCTGCAAGGGATAAAGTCTCATCCAATGAAAGGAGAATGGAGGAATTGAAAACATTGATCTCTAAAACCACAGACGAGATCATTAGCTTGAAGGAGGATCTAGAACAAATAAAAACTCAAAAGAAGGACGAATTGGATAAGAACGGGGTTCTGCCTAAGTTAGAAAAACAGGAGGGTGATTTTTTGAACCAGATTTCTAGGATCAATGCTACAAAACAGATCTGCTCTCAAAACTTAGAAGAGAATAagaaaaagattcaaaaattgcaaaacacTCTGGAGAGCCTATCCAGGGAATTACAGGAAAAATTGGATCGGTATAGAGAAATTGAGACTGCCTACAAGCAGGATGAAAGTACTTTAAACCAATTGAAGGAAGAGCATAAAAGCAGGTCCGAACTGCTATCTACACTGTCCATTGGTATATCATCTACTGGTGAAGCTGAAACAGGGTACACTGCCCAGCTTTCCTCCGTCAAAGAGCAATACAATGAAACCGAAGTCAATATTCAAACACacagaaaaagaattgaGTTTATCGAAAAGGAACTGGCCTATAATGGACCAAAACTACAACAAGccagaaaagaaaatgaacaaGCTGTTGCAAATTACAAACATTCCGAAATGGCATGTGCTTCTCTAGAAAAGGAGTTAACAACGTTTGGGTATGATCCGGAATTTTTAAAACAATTGAGAAAGGAGGAGTCTGATCTAAAACAGCAAATTTATCAAATGAATAACGACATAGAccatttgaagaggaaaactGCGAATTTGGATTTCCACTATGAAATGCCAGGCGGTAAATTTGATCCAAACTCAGTTAAAGGTATTGCAGCCCAATTATTCTCGCTGGACGAACAGAATTTTTACAGTGCCACCGCTCTACAGGTTTGTGCCGGTGGTAGACTATTCAACGTCGTTGTCGATAACGAGAATACGGCTGCACAACTGCTAGAGCGCGGTCGGCTACGGAAGCGTGCCACTATTATCCCCTTAAACAAAATTGCTGCTAGAACTTTGAATGACAATATCGTTAATATGGCCAAAAGCGTTGCCCCAGGTCGCGTAGAGCTGGCTTTGAACCTGATTGGTTATGAAGAGGAAGTTAGGAGGGCTATGGAATTCATTTTTGGATCTAGTCTAGTCTGTAAGGATGCAGAAGCTGCGAAAATGGTAACATTCAACCCCAAGATTCGTACCAGGAGTATTACTCTAGATGGTGATGTGTATGATCCCGAAGGTACTCTGTCTGGAGGAAGTAGGAACAACACCAGCTCTCTTCTAATAGACATCCAAAgatacaacaacaactgcaaTTTGGTTAAAGAATTAGAAACCAAGTTGAATGACATTGCTAAGAAGATCGCTATccaatttgaaatttccAATAAAACGAAGAACTTACAaaaagaactggaacttgCACAACATAAACTGAAGCTGTCAGAGAGAAATTTACAGTCCAATACAGCAGCTCAATTGATTAGGAAAAATGAGGAACTAGAGTCTGAGATAGCACAATGTAAGGAAGAGATCAAGGACAAAACATCTCAAATAAAGCAACTGAAGAAGCAGATTGCTAAGATTGAAAAGGACGCTGACGAATTTTCCCATGACAAAGGGTCAAAATTAGATGAGTTGAGAAGGGAAGTGGAAAGTATGTCCGTTCAGATAtcagaggaagaacagcGCTGTGAAACTCAGTACGACGCTTACCAGAACTTCCAGCtagaaattgaacaacttgGTGGTGATATAGACTCCTCAAAGGATACTTTAGAACAAGCGGAATTAACTGTAAAAAAACTTCAAACAGAAGTTTCTGAGCATGATATGAACTTGCGTGATTTAAACCAGGCTTTGCAAGATAAGCAGGTCGAGCTAGAAGAGGAAAGGAACAGATTGATGGGGATTGATGATGAACtaaaagaaattgaagcCTTGATTAAATCCAAAACGGATATAAAGAACAATGCCGAACTGGACATCCAGAAAATAAACCAtgagttgaacaagttgagAAGTACATCCAACAGCTTTGAATCGGAACTTGCTCAATTATTGGATGAGCACGAATGGTTATCTGACGAGAGCCAAGTTGCATACATAATTGAGCAGCATGCATCAATAAATTTGGCAGAGTACAGGGAACGCGGTGCACAGTTACAAGAACGTTTTGACGATATGAAACGAAAGGTGAACCCCAACATCATGAGTATGATCGAAAGTGTGGAGAAAAAGGAGTCCGCGTTAAAGACCATGATTAGAACCATTGAGAAGGATAAAGTCAAGATACAAGAAACAATTACAAAACTCAATGAATACAAGCGTGAGACACTGATCAAGACGTGGGAAAAAGTCACAGAAGACTTTGGCAATGTATTTGCGGATTTGCTGCCGAACTCCTTTGCCAAACTGGTCCCCTGTGAGGGTAAAGATATCACCGAGGGGCTCGAAGTGAAAGTGAAGTTGGGTAGCATTTGGAAGGAGAGTCTTATTGAGTTGTCTGGTGGCCAAAGATCGCTGATTGCGCTTTCTTTGATTATGGCGCTGCTCCAATTTAGACCAGCCCCGATGTACATTTTGGACGAAGTGGACGCTGCTTTGGATTTGAGCCACACGCAGAATATCGGGCATCTGATCAAAACGAGGTTTAAAGGTTCACAGTTTATTGtcgtttctttgaaagaaggTATGTTTACAAATGCAAACCGTGTCTTTAGAACAAGGTTTCAAGATGGTACCTCCGTCGTGAGCATAATGTGA
- the RPL2A gene encoding 60S ribosomal protein uL2 (similar to Saccharomyces cerevisiae RPL2A (YFR031C-A) and RPL2B (YIL018W); ancestral locus Anc_7.187) gives MGRVIRNQRKGAGSIFTSHTRLRQGAAKLRTLDYAERHGYIRGVVKQIVHDAGRGAPLAKVVFRDPYKFKLREEIFIANEGVHTGQFIYAGKKATLNVGNVLPLGEVPEGTIISNVEEKPGDRGALARASGNYVIVIGHNPDDNKTRVRLPSGAKKIISSDARGTIGVVAGGGRVDKPLLKAGRAFHKYRLKRNSWPKTRGVAMNPVDHPHGGGNHQHIGKASTISRGAVSGQKAGLIAARRTGLLRGSQKTQD, from the exons ATGG GTAGAGTTATTCGTAACCAAAGAAAGGGTGCTGGTTCTATCTTCACCTCTCACACCAGATTGAGACAAGGTGCTGCCAAGTTGAGAACCTTGGACTACGCCGAACGTCATGGTTACATCCGTGGTGTCGTCAAGCAAATTGTCCACGACGCCGGTAGAGGTGCTCCATTGGCCAAGGTTGTCTTCCGTGACCCATACAAGTTCAAGCTACGTGAAGAGATCTTCATCGCTAACGAAGGTGTCCACACTGGTCAATTCATCTACGCTGGTAAGAAGGCTACTTTGAACGTCGGTAACGTCCTACCATTGGGTGAAGTCCCAGAAGGTACCATTATCTCCAACGTCGAAGAGAAGCCAGGTGACAGAGGTGCTCTAGCCAGAGCTTCCGGTAACTACGTTATCGTTATTGGTCACAACCCAGATGACAACAAGACCAGAGTCAGACTTCCTTCCGGTGCCAAGAAGATCATCTCTTCCGACGCCAGAGGTACCATCGGTGTCGTtgccggtggtggtagAGTCGACAAGCCATTGTTGAAGGCTGGTCGTGCTTTCCACAAGTACAGACTAAAGAGAAACTCTTGGCCAAAGACCCGTGGTGTTGCCATGAATCCAGTTGACCATCCTCACGGTGGTGGTAACCATCAACATATTGGTAAGGCTTCCACCATTTCTAGAGGTGCTGTCTCCGGTCAAAAGGCTGGTTTGATTGCCGCTAGAAGAACTGGTTTGTTGCGTGGTTCTCAAAAGACTCAAGATTAA
- the RRT5 gene encoding Rrt5p (similar to Saccharomyces cerevisiae YFR032C; ancestral locus Anc_7.188), whose amino-acid sequence MLRFRSNVVPKEPVKESNRVFVDNLHYYTGEQEFYEFLKDYGAKSVFIPYEMNWSFRNEYPRSLGFAVAECEDVEVARALIATLQDFQYKGRSLKLAWHVPFVPKGKWATPKDKKQIGAPVEPVLEVSQSPVNDNSISTTLSGADVADGSNEGNKRKNKPKKNEKSRRGRYYIRRNKLADDTLYAHILPEGTEDPNLREFFKGFGPTEIWVFQRYEKRHCLPYPKGPFISALVTLPDYKGKLDEAIEQLREKELFGEKVVFKPATISKLEEVKRIAKKEALEKEGRRLLAQCQAEEEVAQVTDVAVSGEMPETGADLVEPVRNGGTDHSVQEVGTQQANEGMPTQTVKPIEETMKAEVANSPIQVAGTTRPDRAFHQDIQRPDY is encoded by the coding sequence ATGTTGCGATTTAGAAGTAACGTCGTTCCTAAGGAACCTGTCAAGGAGAGCAACAGAGTTTTTGTGGATAACCTCCACTATTATACTGGTGAGCAAGAGTTTTATGAATTCTTGAAGGACTACGGCGCTAAATCTGTTTTTATTCCTTACGAAATGAATTGGAGTTTTAGAAACGAATATCCAAGATCCCTCGGGTTTGCAGTAGCAGAATGTGAGGATGTTGAGGTTGCAAGGGCGTTGATTGCCACTTTGCAAGATTTTCAGTACAAAGGCCGCTCCCTCAAATTGGCGTGGCACGTCCCCTTTGTGCCCAAGGGTAAGTGGGCCACACCAAAGGACAAAAAGCAGATCGGTGCCCCAGTGGAACCTGTTCTCGAAGTAAGTCAAAGTCCCGTCAACGACAATTCCATTAGTACCACTCTGAGTGGTGCAGATGTCGCTGATGGATCTAATGAGGGGAATAAACGGAAAAATAAgccaaagaagaacgagaagTCCAGGAGGGGGCGGTACTATATTAGGAGAAACAAGTTGGCAGATGACACTCTGTACGCCCATATTCTTCCAGAGGGGACGGAGGATCCAAATCTGAGAGAATTTTTTAAAGGATTCGGTCCCACTGAAATTTGGGTGTTCCAAAGGTACGAAAAGAGACATTGCTTGCCGTACCCAAAGGGTCCGTTCATATCCGCGTTGGTTACTTTACCAGATTACAAGGGTAAACTGGACGAGGCAATTGAACAGCtaagagaaaaagaactATTTGGGGAGAAAGTTGTCTTCAAGCCAGCCACCATATCAAAACTCGAGGAAGTGAAAAGGATTGCCAAAAAGGAGGCATTGGAAAAGGAAGGGCGCCGTTTACTTGCACAGTGTCAGgccgaagaagaagtagcTCAAGTGACAGATGTCGCAGTAAGCGGGGAAATGCCTGAAACTGGCGCGGATTTAGTTGAGCCAGTTCGAAATGGGGGGACAGACCactctgttcaagaagtgGGGACACAACAAGCTAATGAGGGAATGCCTACTCAAACGGTGAAACCCATAGAAGAGACAATGAAGGCTGAAGTGGCTAATTCCCCAATCCAGGTTGCCGGTACGACTAGACCGGATAGGGCCTTCCACCAGGATATACAGCGACCTGATTATTGA
- the RPL29 gene encoding 60S ribosomal protein eL29 (similar to Saccharomyces cerevisiae RPL29 (YFR032C-A); ancestral locus Anc_7.189) has translation MSKSKNHTAHNQTKKAHRNGIKKPKTYKYPSLKGVDPKFRRNHKHALHGTARTLAAARAAKK, from the coding sequence ATGTCTAAGTCTAAGAACCATACGGCTCATAACCAAACCAAGAAGGCCCACAGAAACGGTATCAAAAAGCCTAAGACCTACAAGTACCCATCTTTGAAGGGTGTTGATCCAAAATTCAGAAGAAACCACAAGCACGCTTTGCATGGTACTGCTAGAACTCTAGCTGCCGCTCGCGCTGCAAAGAAATAA